GCCTTGCTTCGTCTTCGAATCTCAAATCTTTGGCAGGCATGCTCGCTCCTCCTACTTGCTTTCCTTCTCGATCACTGCGAGTACGTCGTCCTCGCGCATGATGAGATGCTCTTCCTCGCCGATGCGTATCTCGTTGCCCGAGTACTTCCCGAACAGGATGGTATCGCCCTTCTTGACTTCCATCGGGACTCGGTTGCCCTTCTCGTCAACCTTGCCCGGACCGGCGGCGATCACCTTACCCTGCTGGGGCTTTTCCTTGGCGGAATCGGGAATAATGATTCCACCCTTCTTGACTTCCTCTTCGATGCGCTCGACTAGGATTCTGTCCTGTAGCGGTCGTATCTTCATAACTCCTCCTTAAGACATTGTGAGTTCTGGTTCAAGACCGTAATTCACTCGCCGGGCGTACCGCTCTCCGCGCGCCGTCGGCGTCTCGATCCTACACATCCGAGTGTTGGCGACCGTGCCAAAGGAATGCGGTGTGCTGCCCCACTGGAGATGGCTACCTACGCAGTAGACCTTGCCGTTGACGGTGGTGGCGAACCAGGCCCAGGCGCTGTTGTCACACGACGGTGCTGTCCGCGCTGCAATCCACATGCCGTAGGCCGGATCGTATACCTCAACCGTGTTCGGCGTCGCGTCCCGTCGCAAGGAATGGTTGTACTCCCCAGACACACACATTCTGCTAACGAACTGCCAGTATGTCTCGCCCATCAGCGGACGTTTGTTGCGGTCACGGTCGCCGCCGCAGCCGAAGACCGAGGTCGCTCCGGCTCGTGCCGACTGGCTCGCCACTTCTCGGTCCTCCAGTGAATGGTACGGATTCGCCACCATCATGCCGCTCGACCACTCTCTGGCCGAATGCAACGTTTGCCAAGGCGCGTCGGGCGTGCGGGTATAGGCCACTTCCGTGAAGGACCACGGCTTGTTGGTGCTGTTCAGCTCCACCTCCGGCCTCGTGCCGTACGAGATGACCCGTGCCCGCGCGCGGGGCGGGACGCCACGGTCACTATCGTCGTCGGAGTTTCCGACCGCGGTGGCGGTCGACAGCGTCTTAGAGAACAGCTTCGTTTTCAATCCACTGCATGCGAGAGGTTTCCCAAGAAGATGATAAGGATGGTAGAAGAAGAGATGGGCCTGGGTGAGGTTGGTGAAAGCGCCAGCTGTCCCTTCCGTTGCCGCCCGGCCCGGAGTATCCTCCATCAGGTGCGCCATCAAGCCAGACCTGTGCACGGTCTTGGCCTTGCCGTTCGTGCCGGTGATGATTTCGCCCTTCTTAAGCAGGAAGGCCACCACAGCCACGCCAGCCCTGCCAAGACCGAGGATGAAGTCTCGGCTGGTTTTACACGTCTCTTTGCCTATGGATGCCCCGCGGAGTGCAGCACGAGCATGACCAGCAGCAGGACGACGGCCATGCGCAGCAAGGCGAGCACGGATGGCATCACGACGGAGAGCAGTAGCAAAACCAGCGTCTTCTTCTGGGCTCTCCCGGTCTTGCCGCAGTAGGTCGGCCGAGCGATTCCCGAGTAGGCGCAGCTGGGAATCATTCGGGATGGCTACGCGCTTCTTGGTGTCCACGGCCGGAGTGACAGAGCCATGATTGACCGCACCACCGACGTAGTGCTCGTTCGGGATCTTGAATCCTTCGACCGCTACAAACACAAAGCCGGGCTCAACCATGGC
The bacterium genome window above contains:
- a CDS encoding co-chaperone GroES, which encodes MKIRPLQDRILVERIEEEVKKGGIIIPDSAKEKPQQGKVIAAGPGKVDEKGNRVPMEVKKGDTILFGKYSGNEIRIGEEEHLIMREDDVLAVIEKESK